From the Kitasatospora viridis genome, one window contains:
- the ppgK gene encoding polyphosphate--glucose phosphotransferase: MTTPQVFGVDIGGSGIKGAPVDIGRGALAQPRHKVLTPQPAEPEAVARAVREVVEHFAHHGPVGLTFPGVVVDGSTRTAANVDPGWIGLDAAGLFERTLDCPVVVVNDADAAGLAEVTHGAGRDERGTVLLLTFGTGIGSALFSGGVLVPNTELGHLELRGKDAERRASSAARERHGLSWAEWAVRVDEYLDLVERLFCPQLVIIGGGVSRKHEKFLPLLTERAAKVVPAELRNDAGIVGAAMAAAGR, from the coding sequence GTGACCACACCTCAGGTGTTCGGAGTGGACATCGGCGGTTCGGGGATCAAGGGTGCGCCGGTCGACATCGGCCGCGGCGCCCTGGCCCAGCCCAGGCACAAGGTGCTCACCCCGCAGCCGGCCGAGCCGGAGGCTGTGGCGCGGGCCGTGCGCGAGGTGGTCGAGCACTTCGCGCACCACGGGCCGGTCGGGCTGACCTTCCCCGGCGTGGTGGTGGACGGCAGCACCAGGACCGCGGCCAACGTGGACCCGGGCTGGATCGGGCTGGACGCCGCCGGGCTCTTCGAGCGCACCCTCGACTGCCCGGTGGTGGTGGTCAACGACGCGGACGCCGCGGGCCTGGCCGAGGTCACCCACGGCGCCGGGCGGGACGAGCGCGGCACGGTGCTGCTGCTCACCTTCGGCACCGGGATCGGCAGCGCGCTGTTCAGCGGCGGCGTGCTGGTGCCCAACACCGAGCTGGGCCACCTGGAGCTGCGCGGTAAGGACGCCGAGCGGCGGGCCTCCTCGGCGGCCCGCGAGCGGCACGGGCTGAGCTGGGCCGAGTGGGCGGTCCGGGTGGACGAGTACCTGGACCTGGTGGAGCGGCTGTTCTGTCCGCAGCTGGTGATCATCGGGGGCGGGGTCAGCCGCAAGCACGAGAAGTTCCTGCCGCTGCTGACCGAGCGGGCCGCCAAGGTGGTGCCGGCCGAGCTGCGCAACGACGCCGGGATCGTCGGCGCGGCGATGGCGGCCGCCGGACGCTGA
- a CDS encoding 4-hydroxy-3-methylbut-2-enyl diphosphate reductase: MGAMSTTAQRRVLLAAPRGYCAGVDRAVIAVEKALEQYGAPIYVRKQIVHNKYVVQTLEKQGAIFVDETEEVPEGSIVVFSAHGVAPSVHDEARAGKLATIDATCPLVTKVHKEAVRFAEEDYDILLVGHEGHEEVVGTMGEAPERIHLVDGAEDVANVQVRDESKVVWLSQTTLSVDETMATVGELKKRFPLLVSPPSDDICYATQNRQVVVKQIAPETDLLIVVGSKNSSNSIRLVEVGLEYGAKAGHLVDFAEELDEAWLDGVATVGLTSGASVPEILVQGVLAWLAERGFGEVEVVRTVEETLTFSLPKELRRDLRAEAAGKVAE, from the coding sequence ATGGGTGCCATGTCGACCACCGCTCAGCGCCGTGTCCTGCTCGCCGCCCCCCGGGGCTACTGCGCGGGCGTGGACCGTGCCGTCATCGCCGTGGAGAAGGCCCTGGAGCAGTACGGGGCGCCGATCTACGTCCGCAAGCAGATCGTCCACAACAAGTACGTCGTGCAGACCCTGGAGAAGCAGGGCGCGATTTTCGTCGACGAGACGGAGGAGGTGCCCGAGGGCTCGATCGTGGTCTTCTCGGCGCACGGCGTGGCCCCCTCGGTGCACGACGAGGCGCGGGCCGGCAAGCTCGCCACCATCGACGCCACCTGCCCGCTGGTCACCAAGGTGCACAAGGAGGCCGTCCGGTTCGCCGAGGAGGACTACGACATCCTGCTGGTGGGCCACGAGGGCCACGAGGAGGTGGTCGGCACCATGGGCGAGGCCCCGGAGCGGATCCACCTGGTGGACGGCGCCGAGGACGTGGCCAACGTGCAGGTGCGCGACGAGTCCAAGGTGGTCTGGCTCTCCCAGACCACGCTCTCGGTGGACGAGACCATGGCCACCGTCGGCGAGCTGAAGAAGCGCTTCCCGCTGCTGGTCTCGCCGCCCAGCGACGACATCTGCTACGCCACCCAGAACCGCCAGGTGGTGGTCAAGCAGATCGCCCCCGAGACCGACCTGCTGATCGTGGTCGGCTCCAAGAACTCCTCCAACTCGATCCGGCTGGTCGAGGTCGGCCTGGAGTACGGCGCCAAGGCCGGCCACCTGGTGGACTTCGCCGAGGAGCTGGACGAGGCCTGGCTGGACGGCGTCGCCACCGTCGGCCTCACCTCCGGCGCCTCGGTGCCGGAGATCCTGGTGCAGGGCGTGCTGGCCTGGCTGGCCGAGCGCGGCTTCGGCGAGGTCGAGGTGGTCCGCACCGTCGAGGAGACCCTCACCTTCTCGCTGCCCAAGGAGCTGCGCCGCGACCTGCGGGCGGAGGCGGCCGGCAAGGTCGCCGAGTAA
- a CDS encoding APC family permease: MTLRPATGGALRRSLGLRDLVVYGLLFIAPMAPVGIFGVLDAKSHGAVAAVYLAATAAMGFTAFSYAQMVHAVPQTGSVFAYARAGLGETAGFVAGWMAMLDYLLVPAVAYLFSGIAMHALVPGVSRWAWTVLAVLVTTALNLAGVRTAAVVGFAVLALELAVLAVFLAAAVVQLVRHGAARPVLSPLTGIGGFSPGAVLSAVSVAVLSYLGFDAIASFVEEAVGASAAVARAVLLCLVLAGVLFVAQTYLAALLDPVPPAQLAAHPDQQGSAFYDTAEHAVGHWLHTLVAVSKAIGAAFAALAGQAAAGRLVFAMARQGRLPRQLALVDPDSGVPRRALLLAALVTLGAAAWAAGRGDGLDRLTSVVDIGALTAFVLLHASVIGWYLLRQHSRDRLRHLVLPVLGIVVLLAVIWRASHSAQLAGALWLLVGLAVVWAQGAGPVGQRR, from the coding sequence GTGACCCTGCGACCCGCCACCGGCGGCGCCCTGCGCCGCAGCCTCGGCCTGCGCGACCTGGTGGTCTACGGCCTGCTGTTCATCGCGCCGATGGCGCCGGTGGGGATCTTCGGGGTGCTGGACGCCAAGAGCCACGGCGCGGTCGCCGCGGTCTACCTGGCCGCCACCGCGGCGATGGGGTTCACCGCCTTCTCCTACGCGCAGATGGTCCACGCGGTGCCGCAGACCGGGTCGGTCTTCGCCTACGCCCGGGCCGGGCTGGGCGAGACCGCCGGGTTCGTCGCGGGCTGGATGGCGATGCTGGACTACCTGCTGGTCCCGGCGGTCGCCTACCTGTTCTCCGGGATCGCGATGCACGCCCTGGTGCCGGGCGTGTCGCGGTGGGCCTGGACGGTGCTCGCGGTGCTGGTGACCACCGCGCTCAACCTGGCGGGGGTGCGCACCGCCGCGGTGGTCGGGTTCGCGGTGCTGGCGCTGGAGCTGGCGGTGCTGGCCGTCTTCCTGGCCGCCGCGGTGGTGCAGCTGGTCCGGCACGGGGCGGCCCGGCCCGTGCTCTCCCCGCTGACCGGGATCGGCGGCTTCAGCCCGGGCGCGGTGCTCTCCGCGGTGAGCGTGGCCGTCCTCTCCTACCTGGGCTTCGACGCGATCGCCTCGTTCGTCGAGGAGGCGGTGGGCGCCTCGGCGGCGGTGGCCCGGGCGGTGCTGCTCTGCCTGGTACTGGCCGGGGTGCTGTTCGTCGCGCAGACCTACCTGGCCGCGCTGCTGGATCCGGTCCCCCCGGCGCAGCTGGCCGCCCACCCGGACCAGCAGGGCTCGGCCTTCTACGACACCGCGGAGCACGCTGTCGGCCACTGGCTGCACACCCTGGTCGCGGTCAGCAAGGCGATCGGGGCGGCCTTCGCCGCGCTGGCCGGGCAGGCGGCGGCCGGCCGGCTGGTCTTCGCGATGGCCCGGCAGGGCCGGCTGCCCCGGCAGCTGGCCCTGGTGGACCCGGACTCGGGCGTGCCGCGCCGGGCGCTGCTGCTGGCGGCGCTGGTCACCCTGGGGGCGGCGGCCTGGGCGGCCGGGCGCGGCGACGGGCTGGACCGGCTCACCTCGGTGGTGGACATCGGCGCGCTGACCGCCTTCGTGCTGCTGCACGCCTCGGTGATCGGCTGGTACCTGCTGCGGCAGCACTCCCGGGACCGGCTGCGCCACCTGGTGCTGCCGGTGCTGGGCATCGTGGTGCTCCTCGCGGTGATCTGGCGGGCGAGCCACTCGGCGCAGCTGGCCGGGGCGCTCTGGCTGCTGGTCGGGCTCGCGGTCGTCTGGGCGCAGGGGGCGGGTCCTGTCGGGCAGCGGCGCTAG
- the xseA gene encoding exodeoxyribonuclease VII large subunit yields the protein MANPSSPEAPLPVGKVSQLIGGWVDRLGAVWVEGQITQLSRRPGMQFLTLRDPEQDVSLVVTCFRSVVEPLADTLQEGSRVIVHAKPEWYAGRGTLSLRATEIRLVGLGELLARLEQLKRRLGAEGLFDAERKRPLPFLPQCVGLVTGRASAAERDVLEVARRRWPAVRFEVRNVLVQGAQAAAQVARAVRELDAHQDVDVIVVARGGGSVEDLLPFSDEELCRTVAAARTPVVSAIGHEPDQPLLDWVADLRAATPTDAAKRVVPDVGEEQARVRQLRDRARRSVTDLVRRELAGLAGVRSRPALAAPHRLLDERSAELTALLDRARRTLGHRLDRAESDLGHLGERVLALSPAATLQRGYAVLQRADGHVVTDPAVLAPDEPLHARVAGGAFEVTVRQDPAE from the coding sequence ATGGCCAATCCGAGCTCCCCCGAAGCCCCGCTCCCGGTCGGCAAGGTCTCGCAGCTGATCGGCGGCTGGGTCGACCGGCTCGGCGCGGTCTGGGTGGAGGGTCAGATCACCCAGCTCAGCCGCCGCCCCGGCATGCAGTTCCTGACCCTGCGCGACCCGGAGCAGGACGTCTCACTGGTCGTCACCTGCTTCCGCTCGGTGGTCGAGCCGCTGGCCGACACCCTGCAGGAGGGCTCCCGGGTGATCGTGCACGCCAAGCCGGAGTGGTACGCGGGGCGCGGCACGCTCTCGCTGCGGGCCACCGAGATCCGGCTGGTCGGCCTGGGCGAACTGCTGGCCCGGCTGGAGCAGCTCAAGCGCCGGCTCGGCGCGGAGGGGCTGTTCGACGCCGAGCGCAAGCGCCCGCTGCCGTTCCTGCCGCAGTGCGTGGGCCTGGTGACCGGCCGGGCCTCGGCGGCCGAGCGGGACGTGCTGGAGGTGGCCCGGCGGCGCTGGCCGGCGGTCCGCTTCGAGGTGCGCAACGTGCTGGTGCAGGGCGCGCAGGCGGCCGCCCAGGTGGCCCGGGCGGTGCGCGAGCTGGACGCGCACCAGGACGTGGACGTGATCGTGGTGGCCCGCGGCGGCGGCAGCGTGGAGGACCTGCTGCCGTTCTCCGACGAGGAGCTGTGCCGCACCGTGGCGGCCGCCCGCACCCCGGTGGTCAGCGCGATCGGCCACGAGCCGGACCAGCCGCTGCTGGACTGGGTGGCCGACCTGCGGGCGGCCACCCCGACCGACGCGGCGAAGCGGGTGGTGCCGGACGTCGGCGAGGAGCAGGCCCGGGTGCGCCAGCTGCGCGACCGGGCCCGGCGCAGCGTGACCGACCTGGTGCGGCGGGAGCTGGCCGGGCTGGCCGGGGTGCGCAGCCGGCCCGCGCTGGCCGCCCCGCACCGGCTGCTGGACGAGCGCTCGGCGGAGCTGACCGCGCTGCTGGACCGGGCCCGGCGCACCCTGGGGCACCGGCTGGACCGGGCCGAGTCGGACCTCGGCCACCTGGGCGAGCGGGTGCTGGCGCTCTCCCCCGCGGCGACGCTGCAGCGCGGCTACGCGGTGCTGCAGCGGGCGGACGGGCACGTGGTGACCGACCCGGCGGTGCTGGCCCCGGACGAGCCGCTGCACGCCCGGGTGGCGGGCGGCGCCTTCGAGGTGACGGTGCGCCAGGACCCTGCCGAGTAG
- a CDS encoding GNAT family N-acetyltransferase, producing the protein MITVRQAKAGDAAELVRLRALMFEAMQGEARPGPWQATAERMLRERLAGDPAAGTMGAFVVDHPELPGRLAACAVGTLEERLPAPGHPLGLFGFVFNICTDPGARRRGYARACTEALVAWFDERGATRVDLHATPGGEGLYRSLGFAEHSLPLSRKRP; encoded by the coding sequence ATGATCACCGTGCGACAGGCGAAGGCCGGGGACGCCGCCGAGCTGGTCCGGCTCCGGGCGCTGATGTTCGAGGCGATGCAGGGCGAGGCCCGCCCCGGACCCTGGCAGGCCACCGCCGAGCGGATGCTGCGCGAGCGGCTCGCCGGCGACCCGGCGGCCGGCACCATGGGCGCCTTCGTGGTGGACCACCCCGAGCTGCCCGGCCGGCTGGCCGCCTGCGCGGTCGGCACCCTGGAGGAGCGGCTGCCCGCGCCCGGCCACCCGCTGGGGCTGTTCGGCTTCGTCTTCAACATCTGCACCGACCCCGGGGCCCGCCGGCGCGGCTACGCCCGGGCCTGCACCGAGGCGCTGGTGGCCTGGTTCGACGAGCGCGGCGCGACCCGGGTCGACCTGCACGCCACACCCGGCGGCGAGGGCCTCTACCGCAGCCTCGGCTTCGCGGAGCACTCCCTGCCGCTCTCCCGCAAGCGGCCCTGA
- a CDS encoding exodeoxyribonuclease VII small subunit → MADEDAKTAGPTSAELGYEEARDALLDVVRRLEAGGTGLEESLALWERGEELAKVCQRWLDGARERLDAALAAEDAPAAAGE, encoded by the coding sequence ATGGCTGACGAGGACGCGAAGACCGCCGGACCGACCAGTGCCGAGCTCGGGTACGAGGAGGCCCGGGACGCCCTGCTGGACGTGGTGCGGCGGCTGGAGGCGGGCGGCACCGGGCTGGAGGAGTCGCTGGCGCTGTGGGAGCGCGGCGAGGAGCTAGCCAAGGTCTGCCAGCGCTGGCTGGACGGCGCCCGGGAGCGGCTGGACGCGGCGCTGGCCGCGGAGGACGCGCCGGCGGCGGCCGGCGAGTGA
- a CDS encoding malonic semialdehyde reductase: MSITNETLALDSAAQDLLFREAHTVSAFTDEPVSDEQVQAIYDLVKYAPTAFNQQPLRVLLVRSTEARERLVAHLSDGNKAKTLAAPLVAVLAADNEFHEELPELFPAFPQAKDVFFSERPVREASAGFNAALQAGYFLLGVRAAGLAAGPMTGFDAAGVTKEFFPEGDHTALLVVNIGTAAAEGAWFPRSPRLAYDQVVTTV; encoded by the coding sequence ATGAGCATCACCAACGAGACCCTCGCGCTCGACTCCGCCGCGCAGGACCTGCTCTTCCGCGAGGCCCACACGGTCAGCGCGTTCACCGACGAGCCGGTCTCCGACGAGCAGGTCCAGGCCATCTACGACCTGGTCAAGTACGCCCCGACCGCCTTCAACCAGCAGCCGCTGCGCGTCCTCCTGGTGCGCAGCACCGAGGCCCGCGAGCGCCTGGTCGCGCACCTGTCGGACGGCAACAAGGCGAAGACCCTGGCCGCCCCGCTGGTCGCGGTGCTGGCCGCCGACAACGAGTTCCACGAGGAGCTCCCCGAGCTGTTCCCGGCCTTCCCGCAGGCCAAGGACGTCTTCTTCAGCGAGCGCCCGGTGCGCGAGGCCTCGGCCGGCTTCAACGCCGCGCTGCAGGCCGGCTACTTCCTGCTCGGCGTGCGCGCCGCGGGCCTGGCCGCCGGCCCGATGACCGGCTTCGACGCCGCGGGCGTCACCAAGGAGTTCTTCCCGGAGGGCGACCACACGGCCCTGCTGGTGGTCAACATCGGCACCGCCGCCGCCGAGGGCGCCTGGTTCCCGCGCAGCCCGCGCCTGGCCTACGACCAGGTCGTCACCACGGTCTGA
- a CDS encoding DUF4245 domain-containing protein, whose translation MGHHGGVAGNSGSRGRQTVRDMVLSMLAVMGVALVAYVTIPHSTDGDPVHVVDYSSAFASAKRAAPYPLLAPQGLSDKWRATSVSYQTDAEGHSGWHLGFVTPDGKYASVEQSDAPQTDLLKQVVSGFTPDGKSTIEGQPWARYQGDHYRSVTEESGKAATVVAGSASYDELDQLAAALKP comes from the coding sequence ATGGGTCACCATGGCGGGGTGGCAGGCAACAGTGGTTCGAGAGGGCGGCAGACGGTACGGGACATGGTGCTGTCCATGCTCGCCGTCATGGGCGTGGCCCTCGTGGCGTACGTGACGATCCCGCACAGCACCGACGGCGACCCGGTGCACGTGGTGGACTACAGCTCCGCCTTCGCCTCGGCGAAGCGCGCGGCGCCCTACCCGCTGCTGGCCCCGCAGGGCCTGTCGGACAAGTGGCGGGCCACCTCGGTCAGCTACCAGACCGACGCCGAGGGCCACTCCGGCTGGCACCTCGGCTTCGTCACCCCGGACGGCAAGTACGCCTCGGTGGAGCAGAGCGACGCCCCGCAGACCGACCTGCTCAAGCAGGTGGTCAGCGGCTTCACTCCGGACGGGAAGTCGACCATCGAGGGCCAGCCCTGGGCCCGCTACCAGGGCGACCACTACCGCTCGGTGACCGAGGAGAGCGGCAAGGCCGCCACCGTGGTGGCCGGCAGCGCCTCCTACGACGAGCTGGACCAGCTGGCGGCGGCGCTCAAGCCGTAA
- the glpX gene encoding class II fructose-bisphosphatase produces the protein MTTQHPSHLPRSLEVAPEAPDRNLALELVRVTEAAAMAAGRWVGRGDKNGADGAAVKAMRTLVSTVSMNGVVVIGEGEKDEAPMLYNGERVGDGTGAECDVAVDPVDGTTLTAKGMNNAVAVLAVADRGTMFDPSAVFYMDKLITGPEAADFVDITAPPAVNIRRVAKAKGMAVEDVTVVVLDRPRHDNLAAQIREAGARIKFISDGDVAGAIMAAREGTGIDLLMGVGGTPEGIIAACAMKCMGGVIQGRLWPKDEAERQKALDAGHDLDRVLTTDDLVSGENVFFVATGITDGELLRGVHYRQETATTSSLVMRSKSGTIRQIDSTHKLSKLRAYSAIDFDRAN, from the coding sequence ATGACCACGCAGCACCCCTCGCACCTGCCGCGTTCGCTGGAGGTGGCCCCCGAGGCCCCGGACCGCAACCTGGCCCTGGAGCTCGTCCGCGTCACCGAGGCGGCCGCCATGGCGGCCGGCCGCTGGGTCGGCCGGGGCGACAAGAACGGCGCCGACGGCGCCGCCGTGAAGGCCATGCGCACCCTGGTCTCCACCGTCTCGATGAACGGCGTCGTCGTCATCGGTGAGGGGGAGAAGGACGAAGCCCCGATGCTCTACAACGGCGAGCGGGTCGGTGACGGCACCGGCGCCGAGTGCGACGTCGCCGTGGACCCGGTGGACGGCACCACGCTGACCGCCAAGGGCATGAACAACGCCGTCGCCGTGCTGGCCGTGGCCGACCGCGGCACCATGTTCGACCCGAGCGCGGTCTTCTACATGGACAAGCTGATCACCGGCCCCGAGGCCGCCGACTTCGTGGACATCACCGCCCCGCCGGCCGTGAACATCCGCCGGGTGGCCAAGGCCAAGGGCATGGCGGTCGAGGACGTCACCGTGGTGGTGCTGGACCGCCCGCGCCACGACAACCTCGCCGCGCAGATCCGGGAGGCCGGCGCGCGGATCAAGTTCATCTCCGACGGCGACGTGGCCGGCGCGATCATGGCGGCCCGCGAGGGCACCGGCATCGACCTGCTGATGGGCGTCGGCGGCACCCCGGAGGGCATCATCGCGGCCTGTGCGATGAAGTGCATGGGCGGCGTGATCCAGGGCCGGCTCTGGCCCAAGGACGAGGCCGAGCGGCAGAAGGCGCTGGACGCCGGGCACGACCTGGACCGGGTGCTCACCACCGACGACCTGGTCAGCGGCGAGAACGTGTTCTTCGTGGCGACCGGCATCACCGACGGTGAGCTGCTGCGCGGCGTGCACTACCGCCAGGAGACCGCCACCACCAGCTCGCTGGTGATGCGTTCGAAGAGCGGCACGATCCGGCAGATCGACTCCACCCACAAGCTGTCCAAGCTGCGGGCCTACAGCGCGATCGACTTCGACCGGGCGAACTGA
- a CDS encoding WhiB family transcriptional regulator encodes MLHPIEPSTTVAVRTAGRTDLRPAPAAAGAALRLDPSEENPWHTAAACRRDEAALFFAPSKEPTAARLAREEHAKQVCAGCPVLLSCREHALAQPEPYGVWGGLTAAERRVVLARRRRRAAELRTEAQLVPARRSRRQIAG; translated from the coding sequence GTGCTGCACCCGATCGAGCCCAGCACCACCGTCGCCGTGCGCACCGCCGGCCGGACCGACCTGCGGCCCGCGCCCGCCGCCGCGGGCGCCGCGCTGCGGCTCGACCCGTCGGAGGAGAACCCCTGGCACACCGCGGCGGCCTGCCGGCGGGACGAGGCCGCGCTCTTCTTCGCCCCCTCCAAGGAGCCGACGGCCGCCCGGCTGGCCCGCGAGGAGCACGCCAAGCAGGTGTGCGCCGGCTGCCCGGTGCTGCTCTCCTGCCGGGAGCACGCGCTGGCCCAGCCGGAGCCCTACGGGGTCTGGGGCGGGCTGACCGCGGCCGAGCGGCGGGTGGTGCTGGCCCGCCGCCGGCGCCGGGCGGCCGAGCTGCGCACCGAGGCGCAGCTGGTGCCGGCCCGCCGCAGCCGCCGTCAGATAGCCGGGTGA
- a CDS encoding DUF1707 SHOCT-like domain-containing protein, protein MDTSSPQPPSDRPVHLEKQAEPARPPVARVAEPELRASDADRERIADLLRDAYAEGRLTVDEHAERIEAAYGARTMGELATLTRDLPSHPATDPATAPLPAPTPLPPARTEPTAVVAVFGGAARKGRWVVGSQVRATAVFGGIELDLTDAVFESPEVVITVNAVFGGVSVRVPENVTLVGSGVGIFGGFDVREQTAADPYAPVVRIKGAAVFGGADAKARRGKKVKEWVRRQLDR, encoded by the coding sequence GTGGACACTTCCTCGCCGCAGCCGCCGTCCGACCGTCCGGTGCACCTGGAGAAGCAGGCGGAGCCGGCGCGGCCCCCGGTGGCCCGGGTCGCGGAGCCCGAGCTGCGCGCCTCGGACGCGGACCGCGAGCGGATCGCCGACCTGCTGCGCGACGCCTACGCCGAGGGCCGGCTGACCGTCGACGAGCACGCCGAGCGGATCGAGGCGGCCTACGGCGCGCGGACCATGGGCGAACTGGCCACCCTCACCCGCGACCTGCCCAGCCACCCGGCCACCGACCCGGCCACCGCCCCGCTCCCGGCGCCCACCCCGCTGCCGCCGGCCCGCACCGAACCGACCGCCGTGGTCGCGGTGTTCGGCGGCGCCGCACGCAAGGGCCGCTGGGTGGTGGGCTCGCAGGTGCGGGCCACCGCCGTCTTCGGCGGGATCGAACTCGACCTGACCGACGCGGTGTTCGAGTCGCCCGAGGTGGTGATCACGGTCAACGCGGTCTTCGGCGGAGTCTCGGTGCGGGTGCCGGAGAACGTCACCCTGGTGGGCAGCGGGGTCGGCATCTTCGGCGGCTTCGACGTGCGCGAGCAGACCGCGGCCGACCCGTACGCCCCGGTGGTGCGGATCAAGGGCGCGGCGGTCTTCGGCGGGGCGGACGCCAAGGCCCGGCGCGGCAAGAAGGTCAAGGAGTGGGTGCGCCGCCAGCTCGACCGCTGA